The DNA sequence gagattaatttttttacattggattattattggtattttttgttaatattataatatttttatgtaatacagtgatatgaaataaaaaaaaattgtgaataacaattttaaataagacaaaaataaaaaaaataaacaaaaattatgaatcacaatttcaaataggataaaagaaataagaaaacgtgagtcataataattttaatttattaattaaaaaattataatttataaaatcataaataattattttttgttatgaaaCCGTGAGTACCGATTTATGTTATGTATCACATTTGTAAAATACATCTATTTTAACTCATCAATGTATTATaccattttaatttattcattaaataaaaaataattagtgaAAATAAAATCACTTCCACTTTTTGATAAAGCTATACCTTTTGATCGTGACAACTGTCTTGCAGTATTTTTCTTATAGCCACGTGCATTTTTGGTAGAATTCACCACGTGCATTTATCTGATCATATAAGTGTATATAAAagtgattaaattaaatttaatgaagaAAATTAAGCTTAAATTTAGTGATAATTGCAATCGTGACAACTGTCTTGGAACTTGGAAGTGATATATCTTGCCTATATGACCACGTGCATTTGCTTCTTAATCATTTAATTGGAGGTGTTAAAAAAAGTAAATAGGAAAaccataattatatatatatacgagtaaatatttaaattagttttctaaCAAGGGCATTTATGGTTATATAACTTGGATAGATTTTAAAAGTGTCTTTAATAACGTAGATACTTAAGTGTTAATTCTAAGTTGACGTGTATCACGATACATGATTCCTAAACTACATTATATATAAgtttagaaatataattaaaatttaccaaaatgtagaaaaaattaaaataaataataaaattaaaattcatccAGAAGAATACTCTCAAAACATGTTAAGAATTCTCATTTAGTAATTATACAAACTGAAATTTATAactggtaattttttttttaaataaaaaccataTTAAGGATACTCTCAAAAGTCAAAACATACTTACATAGTAAATTAAATGATTAAACGTACTATACTTTTACTATATAGAAATAGGTCACAttcctttaaaaatatttttatataattattcataagAATATATGACACTTAgctattttttatcatttaatatttatttttaattaaaaaattgttgtATTCATTAGTTTTAACAGAAAAAAGTATTcatcataataaaaattttattcacaAAAATAGTTGctggagtttttgtttcttttcatcTCCAACCataacatttatttttaattttatccacaAACATTTTATTTAATATGTTTTCAATTATCTGTAAAATTGACATAGGGTAATAGGTCAAATTTATGTTGAGAAGCACTTTACATAATTGATATGTCTTCATTTCTGTTAACTCCAACAACGGGTTTAATTATTGAAATaagctttaaaaaaataaaaaaatttaaaaataaagtaaatactaaaatttttaaaaaacttatatatatatataataagtttatTTGTAAAACAGGCGGATTATCATTGTTGATTGTTGACATTGCAAGCGAATCGTGGGGCCCATGtcatcacattattattattattgttctctttcaatttaataaaagaaacacTTCATTATCAAACCATAATGAGATCTTTTGCTGATCTtgtagttaattaaaaatatatacacGTATGCAGTTTCTTCCAAGTAGATCAAAGTTTACATTTATTGACATTCAATGATATTGTTTCATACTAGTATTTTtggtataaacaaataaaaaataatgtttgATACCTGTTGAGCAAAACATTATCTATCTTTATCATCAACATAACTTGATCATGACGTCCCTAGTTAATATAGATTGTATTAGTTGTGAGATAGATTGATATGCAAACAAGAGTATTTTATAAAGTAATGAAAGATCGTACATTAACTTAGGAGCGAACGCGAATTAGATCAGATAAGATATAACTAAAATTTCGATTCAATCCATATTTAAAttatcgaatcaaatcaaatttaatattcgtaattttttaatttgaattcgaTCACATCCGCATATTTGCGGATCGAATATTGaatatatctataaaatataaaaatattttttaaaaatttatttttatttaaaaaaattaataaaatttctttttctattcctttaaatatatttatttttaaaataatattaaacatacttttcttaaataataaaaataaaataatactacatatatatataataattattagttaaaataaaacataaaaaaatatttatttatttatttatttttataaatttgtaGATATACGGATATCTAGataaaatccgcaatccgatttTATTACTGTGCAAATTTGATCTGATCTAATCCGATCCAATAATCTTGTAAATCAGATTCATATGCACAATTtttaaatctgatttaaattaataCTGCAGATATATATACAGATGAATCCGATCTATGAACACTCTATACATCATACTTAATCTTATTGTCAAAGAATTATATTCAACAATTACTCATCAGTGCTTGTTGCGACAGTCATGACCAATTCAACCACCCTGCACCTTTGTGGAAAAATTCAGAATTCTATGTCCGTCTCCCTTTCAAGAAGAATGAAGACATCAATCCAACAAAAGCCACGCATTTAGGAATGAACCCTGAAGATCTGAAACTGGCAAGAGCTGAATGTGCAGCTCTCCTTGTTCAAGGACTCATTGAACCAACCAAATCCAATTGGGCATGTCAAGCATTCTATGTTGAAAAAAGGGCTGAGCAGAACAGGGGGAAGAAGAGACTTGTTATTGATTATAAGCCACTTAATGTCTTCTTACAAGATGACAAGTTTCCCTTACCAAAAATCTCAGTTACTACACAGAGGTTAAGTGGAGCAAAAATATTCAGCAAGTTCGATCTAAAAGCAGGTTTTTGGCAAATTGGGCTCCACCCTGAGGATAGATACAAGACAGCATTCTGTATCCCCGAAGCCCAATATCAATGGACAataatgccatttggactcaaagTAGCCCCGTCTCTTTTCCAAAAAGCCATGACAAAAATCTTTGAGCCCATATTACACTCTACACTTATTTATATTGATGATATATTACTGTTCTCAAAAGACAATGAAACCCACAAGGCACTTCTGgcccaattcactcaaatcatcaaagatCGGGGAATCATGCTATCAGCAAAAAAGAGCTCTATTGCCAAGAAAAGAATTAAATTTCTTGGAATGGTTTTTGAAGATGGGTTTTTTCAACCAGGAGAACACATTGCCAAAGGGCTAATCAACTTCCCTGATGAGAACATGCCAGTCAAACAAGTCTTTATCGCATCCTTGCCAGATGAACTCCAACCAGAGCTACACCGAATGATGATGGCTCTTCGCAAAGAAGTGGCTACCACTACCATTGGAGAAATATACCAATTAGCTCTACCCGCTCTTGACAAATTGTGCAAACAGCAGCAAATGTTCAAACAGCTCAGCAAGAATTCGAGCAAACTCAAAGGAGCATGTAGCAAATCCTATTTGAAGATCAAATGCAAGGAGCCAAGCACATGTGAATGTAAGACCAAGAAAAAGAACCATTGGCAATCGCCTACCAAGGCATTCCACCAAAGGGCTTTTAGAAGGGGAAGGAGGAAACAAAAGTACCATTATTTCAAGAGAAGAAAACCTCAGACTAAGTCAAACAGATGTTTCATCTGTGGAAAGTAAGGACATTTTGCTAAGTCATGTCCCCACAAGACAAAGGAGATAAAGATGCTTCAATCCTTAATGGATGCAGCTTCCATTGAAGATGGAGAAGACCTTGAATCAGTACTTGAAGAACAAGAAGTTAAAGACGGGGAAACTGAATATGTTTTCCAAGACTCTTATTCAGAAGAAGACTTTCCACCAAAAAGGTCAATCTTTTCTATATCCTCCTTGGCACCACCCATAGCCTCCATTACTACAAAGATTCCtaaaggatcaaattttccaGAAGAAGAACTTGGATATCTTGGATCCTTAGGAATGAAGCAGATTGATGGCACTCCTCGTCcccattttgatctaaaaatcaaGACATCCATCTATGACAAACCCACAAAGGCTGTTGCATTGTTAGATACTGGATCTTGCGCCACTGTCTTAAGGCCACATGTTTTGCCAAAGGAAATGTGGGCACCTATTTCAAAGACATTCACAGCAGCCAACAGTGAAGTCTTCACCATCAATCTTATCTCTAAACAGCCCATTGGATTGGAGATATTTGCAGGCCAGATCACCTGGCTCAGAGTATTGGGAAGCTACCTTCCAGACAAAGATGTTTTGTTTGGATTTGATGCATTCTTCAGAACTCATGGATTACATATCAAACCCACTGGCCTGACCTATAAAGGGCAGTTTTTGCCTTTTTTAGGGATGCAAAGCGGAAATTCTGTTGTTTTATCACCCTTCAGAGAGATTATTTCACAGAATGTAAAGCACATACTGTGAATGCACATACCATGAACAAAGTTGATATTGTTGGGTATTCTACCATATGGCCTACAGATGAAAAGACAGTCCTAAATGCCTTGACTAAATACCTTTGCAAACTTTGGCAGCCTGGACTATTTGGAGAAAAAGATGTAATTGAGGGACTCCCGTTTCAATCAGAGGTCCCACCAATAACCCTCCAGGAGTTTCAGTCCAGATTCATAACTTCAGGAATAATCAATCGATTTGGACAGTACTCTTTTTATGCACCAAGAGACCAACCCAGCACGTCTACACATGTTCCAAACAGAAATTCTGAAGAAGATCTGAATTCTGAAGATCTAGATGGAAGGGTGTATGCTTTACCACCAAGCCCAACCAGAGTTGATGCAGGAATAGCTGATGATGTTGAAGGCCCAAAATCAGACCCATATGACCCATACCTGCAAGATGCCCAAGATCCAAATGAAGGAAACACTGAAGACCCGTTTCTCTACCTACAGGACCCGGATATGAATTTAGGGACTGCCAATCTAGCTTCTGATTCATCCTTTTCAGATGGAGATGGGACCCTTCCAGAAGACTATTTCAAACCGTCCCTTTATTAAAGCAGTGGCCCCACTATGTATAATTATTAAGTGTGCTAGAATAAAGTGACTTTTGTCACATGTCTCAGAAAAGTTAGAAGATAAGGCTTATCCTTATCCTCTAGTTGGCATTGTAAGATAGGCTTGTTTAGATTTCGTGAGATATCAGTTCTATCTAGAGACCTCTATAAAATGAGGTGCTCATCCCCAGTTGTAGGCAGACTTGAATGAACATTGTAATATATCCACTTTTCCTCTATCTTACAAATTGTTCTAAAATTCTCGTTCTCTCTCTGAAAGCTTAGCTAGTGTtatttccttcttcctcaatcCAGTGCCATAAAAGTATGCTCTGAGCTTGCCTCTAAAAGAGGATCCTGCTCATCAGAAAATGGCATGGAAAGGATCCATGGGAATTTCTGATAGTGGAAAAGGGACTCAATGTTATAATGCTAAGTTTTGCTCGGACCCTTTAATCTCACTCGTTTTCATGGTTACAAAGAGTGATTGGGATAAACAAACAATGTATTGTTTCATTGTTCTCCTGAAGTACTGGAGATCcacccctatatatatatatatatatatatatatatatataacaaattaacaatactATAAATTAGTCCATCGCACTCAGCTTTATTGACGGCTCATCATAAATGATAAGTTACCAACGACCATAAACCGTAGCTAAACTATGAAGCTTTGGTAATTTGctggaaaaattttttctttcgaTGAGTTAATTTTACGACGGCTGAgccatcaataaaaatttaacgttttttttttaaaacatagtcaacaaaaatttaatcatgATATCTTTTTGGAAcggaatttatctttttaaatggTTCTAGAGTACCCAATATCCAATCAATATTGAAAGTAATTTTATACAAAAGTGACAGAGGCACAAACCGACACAAATGGGACCAATACAAAAACACAGCCTGCTCTATAATTATAATTCACAACGTGGAAGAGGGAATAAAGAGGTCTATCACAATAGTCAAATCCTCTAAAAAATTccctcataaaaaaaaaaaaagataaagttgCTAAGATATGAACATTGAAAATGCCATTGTGGTGGGGCGTATATTAACGTAGCCTACCATATAGTATTCCTCTATACATATCAACTACGCAAAAAAAAAACCACATTGGCCTTTTATCTCTGTTGAACTCAGCACTGATCCAAGTAAACTGTGTATGGAGAAATAATTAAGGTACACCAGAATAGTCAACATAtcacagaagaaaaagaaagcactGCGATGAAAAAAATTGTTACTGTGAAATTAATTATttagcttattattattattcattatttttggTGTAGTCATCAATATCAACTCAGCTGCTTCAAAGTCTGATTTAAGCCTTTTATTATATCTTTTGCTGTCAATGTACATTCCTTCTTCATctgtaacaaaaaataattaatgggTGAAAATTTATAATGGAGGGGAAAATATATCCAAGAGATTAAATCATGATAATTAAAATTCAAGCTCTTTAATTTAAGGCCTGATTttgttttacaatttttttattttccattaaaatttctaaatatgtaattatgaataaaaaatatgagtctcttttattttttgaaatatttttatgaacttctataaaaaaaattaaaataataaatattacttactattttaatttttaccctCAAAATATCTAAAGttgtaaaaaaaatatccaaattgaacaattatatattttgagTCAAAAGTTGTGGTATTATTTCTACTTATTTGTGATTAACTAACTAATTGTAATTTGAAGTTGATTTAATGAATGAACATTATTATTCATCTACAATAAATTAATTAAGCTGAAGTTGAAATTTATATTTACCTGAGCAACAATGGTGATGTCAAGTGAGTTGTTGCCAAAGGGCAAGAAGCTACTACTTTGAACACTGAGATCATGCTTCTCAATCTCGTTGATTATTTTTGGCACTATTCCACTGTGTTTGTCACAGTGGATTCTAATGAGAACGTCTTTGCCTGAAATTCTTGCTTCTATCTCCGGGATTTTCTGATCCGGGTTCTCCTCCGAAGAAGATCCATTGTCTTCTGCGAAGAGGATGGATCTCTTCACAAAAATTGCGGATTCGACGGTTTTTTCAGCAACTTGCTCTTCTAGAATCTTCACTTTTTCTTGCAGTTGCTTCAGATATTTGATAGCATCTCCCAATACAGAAGCCTTGTCCATCTGCATGAAACCcattgaataattaaaaaaatgttcaAATATATTATGTTATATACATGTAATTTTATGGTTAATTACACGGTTTAAGTAAAGCTAAGTGAGTTGTTATGAAATTCATTCTAGATTATTGATCATGACTTTGGTTCTTGACTTATTGTTGCGAATCTTCATcagttggtcatttcacaaagATTTTGAGGTGACctaataacatatattttatgcACCAAATTTCAATTATAGAAGATGAAATCTAGTTTATTCCTtgctgaaattttatttttatttgaaattaaaaactaCGAACATTATTAAAAATGGTTTCTAAACGTTTTAGTAGTAGAAACAACTCTCATGTATCATGCTATTAATTATCAATGGTTCTATATTCGTATTCGTATGTAAAACTAGTACTTCCAAACAAATAAAGGCGATACTTGTGCAATTTAAGGCAAAGATAAAAATAGTACCTTCTTGAGTCCAGGAACAATGGCGGAAAGTGCAATGAACCTCTGGCTGAGCTTCTCCCTTCGTTTTCTTTCGGCAATGACGTGATCTTGGGCCTGAGTTGGGTTTCTGGTGGTGGCCGCCGCCGCGGAACCTTTATTGGCCTTATCATAACCACTCAGGTAATCAGCATGAGAAACCACAGTGGCAAAATCCAAATTCTCACTGCACACACTCTCAGTCTTGGGCCTCAAAACATGGTTACCCTGATCTGAAGAAGGGTTATTATTGTAGAGTTGCTGATGATGGTGGTTATAGGAAGCAACCGAAGAAGAAGCGT is a window from the Arachis hypogaea cultivar Tifrunner chromosome 1, arahy.Tifrunner.gnm2.J5K5, whole genome shotgun sequence genome containing:
- the LOC112800960 gene encoding uncharacterized protein, producing MMQISSTNKYLPEFGMDESVFFHNQYPMMDSSTITSSPSPWPQILDDIDFNQIQESFSSASSPKSYTSNKRFNSSSAAGTTMPQSSFSPIERPTKQQKNAYSHGISTNTTTTTSNEFMVPKASSSSSSQIISFEQHSNASSSVASYNHHHQQLYNNNPSSDQGNHVLRPKTESVCSENLDFATVVSHADYLSGYDKANKGSAAAATTRNPTQAQDHVIAERKRREKLSQRFIALSAIVPGLKKMDKASVLGDAIKYLKQLQEKVKILEEQVAEKTVESAIFVKRSILFAEDNGSSSEENPDQKIPEIEARISGKDVLIRIHCDKHSGIVPKIINEIEKHDLSVQSSSFLPFGNNSLDITIVAQMKKECTLTAKDIIKGLNQTLKQLS